From a region of the Flavobacterium sediminilitoris genome:
- a CDS encoding T9SS type A sorting domain-containing protein — MTIVSPLVFAQDILWEKSYGGKHAEYLYDAIATPDYGFILAGSSISGKNGNKEDKNKGDLDYWLWKMDEHGNLDWQKSFGGNKVDLLQSIAITHDGGFILGGTSASDKGLDKKEVCKGQEDFWVIKLNAKGQEMWQKTIGGNGMERLLSIAPTKDGGYILGGTSSSDKSGKDEKGVDDVYGKSEDSRGNLDYWVVKLDKDGKVLWQKTLGGKYVDELKSISQTIDGGYILGGYSNSPISGDKTESNFGLGDYWIVKLDEEGTIEWQRTLGGDQDDHLFALSQTKDGGFIVGGNSNSGATNSKSKSNKEGTDFWVLKLDKTGNIDWQETYNYGKIDILTSIVENPDGSYLIGGYAQSEAQVKSQKSKVKSLQSDKEGINDYIALKINAKGEEIWTQTVGSKGEEVMKKLLETRDGGYLLAGTSKGSVSRDKNSVKGGYDFWVVKLRDKEREEKARITVEAMPNPAIHFTNVIVNFDYEKGTATLYDLNGRSLQSIEITGDKTIPMELSALPQGIYLIEIRTNTQHGSVKVIKK, encoded by the coding sequence ATGACTATTGTCTCACCCTTAGTGTTTGCCCAAGACATTCTTTGGGAAAAATCTTACGGAGGAAAACATGCTGAATATCTGTATGATGCTATTGCAACGCCAGATTATGGCTTTATTTTAGCAGGAAGTTCTATTTCTGGAAAAAACGGGAACAAAGAGGATAAAAATAAGGGCGATTTGGATTATTGGCTTTGGAAAATGGATGAGCATGGGAATCTGGATTGGCAAAAAAGTTTTGGAGGGAATAAAGTGGATTTATTACAGAGTATTGCTATTACTCATGATGGTGGCTTTATTTTAGGGGGTACTTCTGCTTCTGATAAAGGACTCGATAAGAAGGAAGTGTGTAAAGGACAAGAAGATTTTTGGGTTATAAAGCTCAATGCTAAAGGACAAGAAATGTGGCAAAAAACCATAGGTGGTAATGGTATGGAGCGTCTTTTGAGTATTGCACCTACAAAAGACGGGGGTTATATTTTAGGAGGAACCTCGAGTTCAGATAAATCGGGTAAAGATGAAAAGGGAGTTGATGATGTGTATGGCAAAAGTGAAGATAGTAGAGGGAATTTGGATTATTGGGTAGTGAAATTAGACAAAGATGGGAAAGTGCTTTGGCAAAAAACCTTAGGGGGTAAATATGTAGACGAACTAAAAAGTATTTCACAAACTATAGATGGTGGTTATATTTTGGGTGGTTATTCTAATTCTCCTATTTCAGGGGATAAAACCGAGAGCAACTTTGGACTAGGTGATTACTGGATTGTAAAACTAGATGAAGAAGGGACAATAGAATGGCAACGCACTCTGGGTGGCGATCAAGATGATCATTTATTTGCGCTTTCACAAACCAAAGACGGAGGCTTTATAGTAGGCGGAAATTCTAATTCTGGTGCTACTAATTCTAAATCAAAGTCGAACAAAGAAGGCACTGATTTTTGGGTATTAAAACTAGACAAAACAGGGAATATCGATTGGCAAGAAACCTACAATTATGGGAAGATTGATATTTTAACCTCTATTGTAGAAAATCCGGATGGGAGCTATTTAATAGGGGGTTATGCACAGAGTGAAGCACAAGTGAAAAGTCAAAAGTCAAAAGTGAAAAGCCTGCAATCGGACAAGGAAGGCATTAACGATTATATTGCATTAAAAATCAATGCAAAAGGGGAAGAAATCTGGACGCAAACCGTAGGAAGCAAGGGTGAAGAAGTGATGAAAAAACTACTTGAAACCCGAGATGGTGGTTATTTGTTAGCGGGTACATCAAAAGGTAGTGTTTCTAGAGATAAAAACTCGGTAAAAGGCGGCTATGATTTTTGGGTGGTGAAACTACGCGATAAAGAGCGAGAGGAAAAAGCACGAATCACGGTAGAAGCCATGCCAAATCCGGCTATACATTTTACCAATGTGATTGTCAACTTTGACTATGAAAAAGGAACTGCTACCCTGTATGATTTAAACGGAAGAAGCTTGCAAAGTATAGAAATTACAGGAGACAAAACCATTCCTATGGAGCTTAGCGCTTTACCACAAGGGATTTACCTTATTGAAATTAGAACCAATACCCAACACGGCAGTGTGAAGGTGATTAAAAAATAA
- a CDS encoding 3-hydroxyanthranilate 3,4-dioxygenase, which produces MSIQKPFNLTKWIEENRHLLKPPVANKNLYIDSGDFIVMIVAGPNARKDYHYNETEELFYQLEGNITIHVQEDGKKKSMKLGAGDMYLHPAKIPHSPNREEGSIGLVFERKRKDLPVKDGLLWYCDTCNHKLYEVYFKLNDIEKDFLSHFKAFYTSIEKRTCSNCGSIMETNPKFI; this is translated from the coding sequence ATGAGTATACAAAAACCTTTCAATTTAACTAAATGGATAGAGGAGAATAGACATTTGTTAAAACCGCCAGTTGCAAATAAAAATTTATATATTGATTCAGGGGATTTTATTGTGATGATTGTAGCAGGACCAAATGCTCGAAAAGATTATCATTATAATGAAACAGAAGAGTTGTTCTATCAATTAGAAGGCAATATAACAATTCATGTTCAAGAAGATGGAAAGAAAAAATCAATGAAGCTAGGTGCGGGTGATATGTATTTACATCCTGCTAAAATTCCGCATTCTCCTAATAGGGAAGAGGGTTCTATTGGGTTGGTTTTTGAAAGAAAAAGGAAAGACTTACCTGTTAAAGATGGATTGTTGTGGTATTGCGATACTTGTAATCATAAATTATATGAGGTTTATTTTAAACTTAATGATATTGAAAAGGATTTTTTAAGCCATTTTAAAGCGTTTTATACTTCTATTGAAAAAAGAACGTGTAGTAATTGTGGAAGTATTATGGAAACGAACCCTAAATTTATATAA
- the amaB gene encoding L-piperidine-6-carboxylate dehydrogenase translates to MSTISQQFGMQEALEILGVKEINQGTSTGSEWFSNGDKIDSFSPVDGTLIGSVTTTTKEDYERVMQKATEAFKTFRAIPAPQRGEIVRQFGNKLRELKEPLGKLVSYEMGKSLQEGYGEVQEMIDICDFAVGLSRQLNGQTIPSERPGHVMREQWHSIGVVGIISAFNFPVAVWSWNTALAWICGDVCVWKASEKAPLCSIACQNIIAEVLKENNLPEGISCIINGDYKVGEMMTLDTRIPLVSATGSTRMGRIVGAKVAERFGKSLLELGGNNAIIITPTADLKVVVPGAVFGAVGTCGQRCTSTRRLIIHESVYDTVRDAIVGAYGQIKIGNPLDETKHVGPLIDKDAVNTYLAAIEKAKAEGGKVLVEGGVLEGEGYESGCYVKPAIIEAENHFEIVQHETFAPILYLMKYSGEVENAIDLQNGVAQGLSSAIMTNSMKEAEKFLSFAGSDCGIANVNIGTSGAEIGGAFGGEKETGGGRESGSDAWKVYMRRQTNTINYSDQLPLAQGIKFDL, encoded by the coding sequence ATGTCAACAATATCGCAACAATTCGGAATGCAAGAAGCATTGGAAATATTAGGAGTAAAAGAGATTAATCAAGGGACTTCAACAGGAAGTGAGTGGTTTTCAAATGGTGATAAAATAGATAGTTTTTCACCTGTTGATGGAACGTTAATAGGATCTGTTACAACTACTACAAAAGAAGATTATGAACGCGTGATGCAAAAAGCAACTGAAGCTTTTAAAACTTTTAGAGCTATACCAGCTCCGCAAAGGGGAGAAATTGTACGTCAGTTTGGAAATAAATTAAGGGAACTAAAAGAGCCTCTAGGGAAATTAGTTTCGTATGAAATGGGGAAATCTTTGCAAGAGGGTTATGGAGAAGTTCAGGAAATGATTGATATTTGTGATTTTGCAGTTGGACTATCGCGTCAATTGAATGGACAGACAATTCCTTCAGAGCGTCCAGGACATGTAATGCGAGAACAATGGCATTCAATAGGGGTTGTAGGTATTATTTCTGCTTTTAATTTTCCAGTAGCTGTTTGGTCATGGAACACAGCTCTTGCATGGATTTGTGGAGATGTTTGCGTATGGAAAGCATCGGAAAAAGCACCTTTATGTTCTATTGCTTGTCAAAATATTATAGCTGAGGTTTTAAAAGAAAATAATTTACCAGAGGGTATTTCTTGTATTATTAATGGTGATTATAAAGTAGGGGAGATGATGACATTAGATACTAGAATTCCTTTAGTGTCTGCAACAGGATCTACTCGTATGGGAAGAATTGTTGGTGCAAAAGTAGCAGAACGTTTTGGTAAGTCTTTATTAGAGTTAGGAGGAAATAATGCTATTATAATTACTCCAACTGCTGATTTAAAAGTGGTTGTTCCAGGAGCTGTTTTTGGAGCTGTAGGAACTTGTGGACAACGTTGTACTTCTACCAGACGTTTAATTATTCATGAATCGGTTTACGATACTGTTAGAGATGCTATTGTGGGAGCTTATGGTCAAATTAAAATTGGTAATCCATTAGATGAAACGAAACACGTAGGGCCACTTATTGATAAAGATGCTGTTAATACTTATTTAGCTGCTATTGAAAAAGCGAAAGCGGAAGGTGGAAAAGTATTAGTAGAAGGAGGTGTTTTAGAAGGTGAAGGATATGAAAGTGGTTGTTATGTGAAACCAGCGATTATTGAAGCTGAAAATCATTTTGAAATTGTACAACATGAAACTTTTGCGCCTATTTTATATTTAATGAAGTATAGCGGAGAAGTTGAAAACGCAATTGATTTACAAAATGGTGTAGCTCAAGGGTTGTCTTCAGCTATTATGACTAATAGTATGAAAGAGGCTGAAAAATTCTTGTCTTTTGCAGGTTCTGATTGTGGTATTGCCAATGTAAATATTGGTACTTCTGGTGCGGAGATAGGTGGTGCTTTTGGTGGAGAAAAAGAAACTGGTGGAGGAAGAGAATCGGGTTCTGATGCTTGGAAAGTGTATATGAGAAGACAAACGAATACGATAAACTATTCTGATCAATTGCCTTTAGCGCAAGGAATAAAATTTGATTTGTAG
- a CDS encoding endonuclease/exonuclease/phosphatase family protein has translation MKIKQFLAAFFVIFTINQSFSQEKKFKIHTVAFYNFENLFDTINDPITYDEEYTPSNGWTHGNYKKKLENLSRVIIELGTDENPTNSPVVIGACEIENRRVLEDLVKMPKIVDKGYKIVHFDSPDKRGIDVALLYQEKYFTPTSYINVPLYIYENGEKNNKKEKEEITEDTDDNVEVDSKTKRIYTRDQLLVTGYLEGEEINFIVNHWPSRSGGEKKSSPNREAAGALNRKIIDSLYKINPNAKIITMGDLNDDPTNKSVKKGIKAIGKKEDLKAFDMYNPMEKMHKQGIGTLGYRDSWNIFDQMIVSEPLVRKDYTTWTYWKAQVFKKPYLIQNEGRWKGYPKRNSNGVPGFSDHLPVYLYLIKQVN, from the coding sequence ATGAAAATTAAACAATTTTTAGCTGCTTTTTTTGTGATTTTCACAATTAACCAATCTTTTTCGCAAGAAAAGAAATTTAAAATTCATACGGTTGCATTCTATAATTTTGAGAATCTGTTTGACACAATAAATGATCCTATAACTTATGATGAAGAGTATACTCCTTCTAATGGTTGGACTCATGGAAATTATAAAAAGAAATTAGAAAATTTATCAAGAGTAATTATTGAGTTAGGAACTGATGAAAATCCTACAAATTCTCCAGTTGTAATTGGAGCATGTGAGATTGAGAATAGACGTGTGCTAGAAGATTTGGTAAAAATGCCAAAGATAGTTGACAAGGGATATAAAATTGTACATTTTGATTCTCCAGACAAAAGGGGTATTGATGTAGCTTTATTGTATCAGGAAAAATATTTCACACCTACTAGTTATATAAACGTTCCTCTTTATATATATGAGAATGGAGAAAAAAACAACAAAAAAGAGAAAGAAGAAATAACTGAAGATACAGATGACAATGTAGAAGTAGATTCTAAAACTAAAAGAATTTATACACGAGATCAATTGTTAGTTACAGGTTATTTAGAAGGGGAAGAGATTAACTTTATTGTTAATCACTGGCCATCTCGTTCAGGAGGAGAGAAAAAAAGCAGTCCTAATAGGGAAGCTGCAGGAGCATTAAATAGAAAAATAATAGATTCTCTTTATAAAATAAATCCTAATGCAAAGATTATTACGATGGGGGATTTAAATGATGATCCTACTAATAAGAGTGTGAAAAAAGGAATAAAGGCTATTGGGAAAAAAGAAGACTTGAAAGCATTTGATATGTATAACCCAATGGAGAAGATGCACAAGCAAGGAATAGGAACATTGGGCTATAGAGATTCTTGGAATATATTTGACCAAATGATTGTTTCAGAACCATTAGTTAGAAAAGATTATACTACTTGGACTTATTGGAAAGCTCAAGTTTTTAAGAAGCCTTATTTAATTCAAAACGAAGGAAGATGGAAAGGGTATCCTAAACGAAATTCAAATGGGGTTCCAGGATTTAGTGATCACCTTCCTGTTTATTTGTATCTTATAAAACAAGTGAATTAA